A single window of Camelus ferus isolate YT-003-E chromosome 7, BCGSAC_Cfer_1.0, whole genome shotgun sequence DNA harbors:
- the ARL4A gene encoding ADP-ribosylation factor-like protein 4A, translating into MGNGLSDQTSILSSLPSFQSFHIVILGLDCAGKTTVLYRLQFNEFVNTVPTKGFNTEKIKVTLGNSKTVTFHFWDVGGQEKLRPLWKSYTRCTDGIVFVVDSVDVERMEEAKTELHKITRISENQGVPVLIVANKQDLRNSLSLLEIEKLLAVSELSSSTPWHLQPACAIIGDGLKEGLEKLHDMIIKRRKMLRQQKKKR; encoded by the coding sequence atgggGAATGGACTGTCAGACCAGACTTCTATCCTGTCCAGCCTGCCTTCATTTCAGTCCTTCCACATTGTTATTCTTGGTTTGGACTGTGCTGGAAAAACAACTGTATTATACAGGCTGCAATTCAATGAATTTGTAAATACCGTACCTACGAAAGGatttaacactgaaaaaattaAGGTAACCTTGGGAAATTCTAAAACAGTCACTTTTCACTTCTGGGATGTAGGTGGTCAGGAGAAATTAAGGCCACTGTGGAAGTCCTATACCAGATGCACAGATGGCATTGTGTTTGTTGTGGATTCTGTTGATGTCGAAAGGATGGAAGAAGCCAAAACTGAACTTCATAAAATAACCAGGATATCAGAAAACCAAGGAGTCCCTGTACTTATAGTTGCTAACAAACAAGACCTGAGGAACTCATTGTCTCTCTTAGAAATTGAGAAACTGTTAGCAGTGAGTGAACTGAGTTCATCAACTCCCTGGCATTTGCAGCCCGCCTGTGCAATCATAGGAGACGGACTGAAGGAAGGACTTGAGAAACTACATGATATgataattaaaagaagaaaaatgttgcggcaacagaaaaagaaaagatga